The following proteins are co-located in the Pseudomonas cavernae genome:
- a CDS encoding NADPH-dependent FMN reductase has translation MLNFAIVAGSSRINSQSTKIARYLRQRLIELQHTSAAQSSLIDLGAGPLPLWPAEHSGPWSQYAEQLQAADAVIIIAPEWHGMAGPAIKNFFLYAGKVELAHKPGLLVGVSSGGGGAYPISELRASGYKNCRLCYLPEHLIVRHAESVLNEAQASSEDDRRLRARSDYALDILVKYARALKPVRESIDMGNPAFANGM, from the coding sequence ATGCTGAATTTCGCCATCGTCGCTGGCTCCAGCCGCATCAACAGCCAGTCGACCAAGATCGCCCGCTACCTGCGGCAACGCCTGATCGAGCTGCAGCACACCAGCGCAGCCCAGAGCAGCCTCATCGATCTCGGCGCCGGCCCGCTACCACTCTGGCCCGCCGAACACAGCGGACCGTGGAGCCAGTATGCCGAGCAACTGCAGGCCGCCGATGCGGTGATCATCATCGCCCCGGAATGGCACGGCATGGCCGGCCCGGCGATCAAGAACTTCTTCCTCTATGCCGGCAAGGTCGAGCTGGCGCACAAACCGGGCCTGCTGGTCGGTGTGTCCTCTGGAGGTGGTGGTGCCTATCCGATCAGCGAACTGCGGGCCTCCGGCTACAAGAACTGCCGGCTCTGCTACCTCCCCGAACACCTGATCGTGCGCCACGCCGAAAGCGTGCTGAACGAGGCACAAGCCAGCAGCGAGGATGATCGTCGGCTGCGTGCACGCAGCGACTACGCACTGGATATCTTGGTGAAATATGCCCGCGCGCTGAAGCCAGTGCGCGAGTCCATCGACATGGGCAACCCGGCCTTCGCCAACGGCATGTAA
- a CDS encoding sensor histidine kinase — protein MRSIQRRLTLGLLGVLVVVGLVLAQSSLWLFDLGLRRYLQAALRDDAESLLVALVRGPQGIQLDEQRLAPGYQRPFSGHYFRIDFIDETWRSRSLWDRGLDKPALVGMQGELADGPHGQLLLVYRGDYQRFGQQLSISVAEDYSPVLANFRRLQLIGLSVGGGALLLILLLQRLIVRQALRPLEQTRQQIAQLQQGQRGQLDNQVPQELEPLVRQINHLLTHTEDTLKRSRNALGNLGHALKTPLAVLLSLASRRELQAYPELREQLELIEQRLARELGRARLAGEALPGAHFDCGEELPGLFSTLAMIHDRGLDLSWQAPPGLRLPWDREDFLELLGNLLDNACKWAGSQVRLSIETVTGGFRVLVDDDGPGIGPGRREEVLSRGVRLDEQVAGHGLGLGIVRDIVEAWQGRLQLQDSPLGGLRVSIELPVRAGLGRAAE, from the coding sequence GTGAGGTCGATTCAGCGCCGTTTGACTCTGGGGCTGCTCGGCGTCTTGGTGGTGGTGGGCCTGGTCCTGGCGCAGAGCAGCCTGTGGTTGTTCGATCTCGGCCTGCGTCGCTATCTGCAGGCCGCATTACGAGATGATGCCGAGAGCCTGCTGGTCGCACTGGTGCGCGGCCCGCAAGGCATCCAGCTGGACGAGCAGCGCCTCGCTCCAGGTTATCAACGCCCTTTTTCCGGGCACTATTTCCGGATCGACTTCATCGACGAGACGTGGCGTTCTCGTTCGCTGTGGGATCGGGGACTGGACAAGCCGGCTCTGGTCGGGATGCAAGGCGAATTGGCTGACGGCCCCCATGGCCAGTTGCTGCTGGTCTATCGGGGTGACTACCAGCGCTTTGGGCAACAGTTGTCCATCAGCGTGGCGGAAGATTACAGCCCGGTGCTGGCCAACTTTCGTCGTTTGCAGCTGATAGGCCTGAGCGTGGGCGGCGGTGCACTGTTGCTGATTCTGTTACTGCAGCGCCTGATCGTGCGGCAAGCCCTGCGCCCGTTGGAGCAGACCCGCCAGCAGATCGCCCAATTGCAGCAGGGCCAGCGCGGTCAGTTGGACAACCAGGTACCCCAGGAGCTTGAGCCACTGGTTCGCCAGATCAACCACCTGCTGACGCATACCGAGGACACCCTGAAACGCTCGCGCAATGCCCTGGGTAATCTCGGCCATGCGCTGAAAACGCCGCTGGCGGTGCTGCTGAGCCTGGCCAGCCGCAGGGAGCTGCAGGCTTATCCGGAGTTGCGCGAACAGCTCGAGTTGATCGAGCAGCGCTTGGCCCGTGAACTGGGCCGCGCACGATTGGCGGGGGAGGCGTTGCCTGGCGCGCATTTTGATTGCGGCGAGGAACTGCCGGGGCTGTTTTCCACGCTGGCGATGATCCATGACCGCGGGCTCGATCTGTCGTGGCAGGCACCACCGGGCTTGCGTCTACCCTGGGATCGCGAAGACTTTCTCGAGTTGCTGGGCAACCTGCTGGACAACGCCTGCAAGTGGGCCGGCAGTCAGGTGCGCTTGAGCATCGAGACGGTGACCGGTGGTTTTCGCGTGCTGGTCGATGATGACGGGCCCGGCATTGGCCCTGGGCGGCGCGAGGAAGTGCTCAGCCGCGGGGTGCGGCTGGATGAACAGGTCGCCGGGCATGGCCTGGGCCTGGGCATCGTGCGCGATATCGTGGAAGCCTGGCAGGGCCGCCTGCAATTGCAGGACAGCCCGCTGGGCGGCTTGCGGGTCAGCATCGAGCTGCCGGTGCGGGCCGGGTTGGGGCGTGCTGCCGAGTGA
- a CDS encoding response regulator transcription factor has protein sequence MRLLLVEDHVPLADELLADLGRQGYAVDWLADGRDAVYQGASEPYDLIILDLGLPGKPGLEVLREWRAGGLATPVLILTARGSWAERIDGLKAGADDYLTKPFHPEELQLRIQALLRRAHGVANQPHLEAAGLQLDESRQCVSRAGDEIDLTAAEFRLLRYFMLHPGQILSKSHLAEHLYDGESERDSNVIEVHVNHLRRKLGRDVIETRRGQGYRFSGVAE, from the coding sequence ATGCGTTTGTTGTTGGTGGAGGATCATGTGCCACTGGCCGATGAATTGCTCGCAGACCTCGGGCGCCAGGGCTATGCAGTGGACTGGCTGGCCGATGGGCGCGACGCGGTCTACCAGGGGGCCAGCGAACCTTACGATCTGATCATTCTCGATCTCGGCCTGCCGGGTAAACCTGGCCTGGAAGTTCTGCGGGAATGGCGCGCTGGTGGGCTGGCGACGCCAGTCCTGATCCTTACCGCGCGCGGTTCCTGGGCTGAGCGAATCGACGGGCTGAAGGCCGGTGCCGACGATTATCTGACCAAACCGTTTCACCCCGAAGAGCTGCAGTTGCGCATCCAGGCGCTGCTGAGGCGCGCCCATGGCGTGGCCAACCAGCCGCACTTGGAGGCCGCCGGTCTGCAGTTGGATGAAAGCCGGCAATGCGTGAGCCGGGCGGGGGACGAGATCGATCTCACGGCTGCCGAGTTCCGCCTGTTGCGCTATTTCATGCTGCACCCCGGGCAGATTTTGTCGAAGAGCCATCTGGCCGAACACCTGTATGACGGCGAAAGCGAGCGCGACTCCAACGTGATCGAGGTGCATGTCAACCACTTGCGCCGCAAGCTCGGTCGTGACGTGATCGAAACCCGTCGTGGCCAGGGTTATCGCTTCAGCGGAGTAGCCGAGTGA
- a CDS encoding PepSY domain-containing protein, which translates to MKPLVRYSGIVALILGLLLLAFEVQARDLDQDEALKLREEGVIQPFDTLLKRALEHYPGARLLEIELEEEDDIYVYEVELLTADGLVRELELDARNGRILKDEED; encoded by the coding sequence ATGAAGCCTCTTGTCCGCTATAGCGGCATTGTGGCCCTGATCCTCGGACTCCTCCTGTTGGCGTTCGAGGTGCAGGCGCGCGACTTGGATCAGGATGAAGCGCTCAAGTTGCGTGAGGAGGGCGTGATACAACCCTTTGACACGTTGCTCAAGCGCGCCCTGGAACATTATCCCGGGGCGCGTCTGCTAGAAATCGAGCTGGAAGAGGAAGACGACATCTATGTTTATGAAGTGGAACTGCTTACGGCCGATGGCCTAGTGCGTGAGCTGGAGTTGGATGCCCGTAATGGGCGGATCCTGAAGGATGAGGAAGACTAG
- a CDS encoding PepSY domain-containing protein, with amino-acid sequence MKKLTSLFAFAVLAASAGMVQARDLGPDEALRLRDAGTIQSFEKLNAAAIARHPGATVKESELEEEYGRYIYQVELRDPQSAQWDLELDATNGQILKDHQDD; translated from the coding sequence ATGAAAAAACTTACCAGCCTCTTCGCCTTTGCCGTTCTCGCCGCCAGCGCAGGTATGGTGCAAGCTCGTGATCTGGGCCCGGACGAAGCACTGCGCTTGCGCGACGCGGGCACCATCCAGTCCTTCGAAAAGCTCAATGCGGCGGCGATTGCCAGGCACCCAGGGGCGACTGTCAAAGAGAGTGAACTTGAGGAGGAATATGGGCGCTACATCTATCAGGTCGAGTTGCGTGACCCGCAAAGTGCACAGTGGGATCTGGAGCTGGATGCCACTAACGGCCAGATCCTCAAGGATCACCAGGACGACTGA
- a CDS encoding patatin-like phospholipase family protein, giving the protein MSAIQIKFPALTLKAGPRALQRIRERGLSPADVGTLPGAAGGPKALGIQGLDLALFGDWLARAPRERSLIGASIGSWRFASACLPNASAGIRRLGELYSQQRFARDASMADVSRSCSRMLDDLLDGQDASILSNPSYRLNIVVAQSHGLLADDRRSSLGLGLSSVICNNLLSRSRLAKHFERVVLHDSRQAPPLTTLNDFPSRYLHLEVANLRHALLASASIPMVMEGVRDIPGAGPGTYRDGGLLDYHLDLPYSGSDVVLYPHFTDEVIPGWFDKGMPWRRGDSGRLQDVLLLAPSREYLTHLPHDKLPDRKDFKRYQGDDAGRERHWRKAMDESRRLGDEFLELVDTGRLGQHLQPL; this is encoded by the coding sequence ATGAGCGCCATTCAAATCAAGTTTCCCGCCCTCACCCTCAAAGCCGGTCCACGTGCCCTGCAGCGTATTCGCGAGCGTGGCCTGAGCCCCGCCGACGTGGGGACGCTGCCTGGTGCTGCTGGCGGCCCCAAGGCCCTGGGAATCCAGGGGCTGGATCTGGCCCTGTTTGGTGACTGGCTGGCACGTGCGCCTCGCGAACGTTCGCTGATCGGCGCCTCCATCGGCTCCTGGCGCTTTGCCAGCGCCTGCCTGCCCAACGCTAGCGCTGGCATTCGCCGCCTCGGCGAACTCTATAGCCAGCAACGCTTTGCCAGGGATGCGAGCATGGCGGACGTTTCGCGCAGTTGCAGCCGCATGCTGGACGACCTCCTCGATGGCCAGGACGCCAGCATCCTCAGCAACCCCAGCTATCGCTTGAACATCGTCGTGGCCCAAAGCCATGGCCTGCTCGCCGACGACCGCCGCAGCTCACTGGGCCTCGGTCTGTCCTCGGTAATCTGCAACAACCTGCTCAGCCGCTCTCGTCTGGCCAAACATTTTGAACGCGTGGTTCTCCATGACTCCCGCCAAGCCCCGCCGTTAACGACACTCAACGACTTCCCTTCGCGCTACCTGCACCTGGAGGTCGCTAATCTTCGTCATGCCCTGCTCGCTTCCGCCTCCATCCCCATGGTGATGGAAGGCGTGCGCGACATTCCCGGCGCCGGCCCGGGGACCTATCGCGATGGCGGCTTGCTCGACTATCACCTCGACCTGCCTTACAGCGGCAGCGATGTCGTGCTCTACCCGCACTTCACCGACGAGGTTATTCCTGGCTGGTTCGACAAGGGTATGCCTTGGCGCCGCGGCGACAGCGGGCGCTTGCAGGATGTACTGCTGCTTGCACCATCCCGCGAATATCTGACCCACTTGCCTCACGACAAATTGCCAGACCGCAAGGACTTCAAGCGTTATCAAGGGGACGATGCGGGGCGGGAACGCCACTGGCGCAAGGCGATGGACGAAAGCCGCCGACTCGGCGACGAATTCCTCGAGTTGGTCGATACGGGTCGTCTGGGCCAGCACCTGCAACCCCTCTAA
- the queD gene encoding 6-carboxytetrahydropterin synthase QueD, with amino-acid sequence MELFKEFIFEAAHRLPHVPAGHKCGRLHGHSFRVAIYIEGEVDPYTGWIRDFSEIKEIFKPLYEQLDHNYLNDIPGLENPTSEVLSKWIWRQLKPLLPELSRVRIHETCTSGCEYRGD; translated from the coding sequence GTGGAACTGTTCAAAGAATTCATCTTCGAGGCCGCCCATCGCCTCCCCCACGTACCTGCAGGCCATAAATGCGGCCGCCTGCATGGACACTCATTTCGCGTAGCCATTTATATCGAAGGCGAGGTCGACCCTTACACCGGCTGGATTCGCGACTTCTCCGAGATCAAAGAGATTTTCAAGCCGCTTTACGAGCAGCTTGATCACAACTACCTGAACGACATTCCAGGCTTGGAAAATCCAACCAGCGAAGTGCTTTCCAAGTGGATTTGGCGGCAACTCAAGCCACTTCTGCCAGAACTCTCGCGCGTGCGCATCCACGAAACCTGTACCAGCGGTTGCGAATATCGCGGCGACTGA